The sequence TCATCAATAGTGGCCGCGGTGGTGTCTGAGAAGTCACGATCTGAGGCGATGTCTCTACCCATAAATACGTTACCACTCTGACGACCTAAGGCAACAGGACCAAGGCGATCGCTCATACCGAAACGAGTAATCATTTGACGGGCAACCCTTGCCACCTGTTGTAAGTCATTGGATGCACCAGTGGTTACTTCTTCTTCACCGAAAATGATTTCTTCGGCAATACGTCCTCCAAGGGCTACAGCCATTTGATTTTGTAAGTAGGAGCGAGAATATAACCCTGATTCCATACGATCTTCACTAGGAGTAAACCAAGTGAGTCCTCCTGCACGTCCACGGGGGATAATACTAATTTTTTGGACTGGGTCATAGTCAGGCATCAAAGCACCCACAAGGGCGTGTCCTGCTTCATGGTATGCCACGAGGGTTTTACGTTTTTCGCTCATGACACGATTTTTCTTCTCAGGGCCGGCCAATACACGGTCGATGGCGTCGTTAACTTCATCCATAGAAATTTCAGTCAGGTTACGACGGGCGGCCAAAATAGCGGCTTCGTTGAGCAGGTTGGAAAGGTCAGCTCCTGTAAATCCGGGAGTACGACGGGCAATTTTTTCCAAATCCACGTCTTTGGCAAGGGTTTTACCTTGGGCGTGAACTGATAAAATTTCCGCTCTGCCAGAGAAGTCGGGGCGATCAACCACTACTTGACGATCAAAACGTCCTGGGCGTAATAAAGCGGAGTCGAGAACGTCAGGACGGTTGGTGGCAGCGACAATGATAATACCGGTGTTGCCTTCAAAACCATCCATTTCGGTGAGAAGTTGGTTCAAGGTTTGTTCCCTTTCATCGTTACCACCCCCTAAACCGGCACCTCTTTGGCGACCTACGGCGTCAATTTCATCGATGAAGACGATACAAGGGGCGCTCTGTTTGGCTTGTTCAAACAAATCACGAACCCGAGAAGCACCAACCCCGACAAACATTTCTACGAACTCAGAACCAGAGATGCTGAAGAAAGGAACTCCTGCTTCCCCTGCTACCGCTTTGGCAAGGAGGGTTTTACCTGTCCCTGGAGGCCCTACCAAAAGAACCCCTTTAGGAATTTTTGCACCAATGGCGGTAAATCTTTCACCGTTTTTGAGGAAGTCCACCACTTCGGTAAGTTCTAGTTTGGCTTGTTCAATCCCTGCTACGTCGGCGAAGGTAACTTGGGTTTGGGGTTCCATTTGTACTCTGGCTTTGGATTTACCAAAGTTCATAGCCTGAGAACCAGGGCCGCTGGATGCACGGCGAAGAAGGAAAAATAAACCGACTAAAAGCAATACGGGGAAGAAAAGACTGCTGATGGCTCTAAACCAGAAACTGTCATCACTTTGGGGAACTACAGAAATATCAACTCTATTTTCCGAGAGAATATCAACTAATTGGGGGTCGTTAGGTAGGTTTACTAAAAACCTTTGTCCATCCCTTGCGGTGGCAATGG is a genomic window of Cyanobacterium stanieri LEGE 03274 containing:
- the ftsH3 gene encoding ATP-dependent zinc metalloprotease FtsH3; its protein translation is MSKENKKWRNVGLYAILAVVVVALATAFLDRPQEQQSSWKYSQFINEVEGSRVERVQLSADRTQAIATARDGQRFLVNLPNDPQLVDILSENRVDISVVPQSDDSFWFRAISSLFFPVLLLVGLFFLLRRASSGPGSQAMNFGKSKARVQMEPQTQVTFADVAGIEQAKLELTEVVDFLKNGERFTAIGAKIPKGVLLVGPPGTGKTLLAKAVAGEAGVPFFSISGSEFVEMFVGVGASRVRDLFEQAKQSAPCIVFIDEIDAVGRQRGAGLGGGNDEREQTLNQLLTEMDGFEGNTGIIIVAATNRPDVLDSALLRPGRFDRQVVVDRPDFSGRAEILSVHAQGKTLAKDVDLEKIARRTPGFTGADLSNLLNEAAILAARRNLTEISMDEVNDAIDRVLAGPEKKNRVMSEKRKTLVAYHEAGHALVGALMPDYDPVQKISIIPRGRAGGLTWFTPSEDRMESGLYSRSYLQNQMAVALGGRIAEEIIFGEEEVTTGASNDLQQVARVARQMITRFGMSDRLGPVALGRQSGNVFMGRDIASDRDFSDTTAATIDEEVTQLVERAYQRAKDVLVQNRPILDKLAAMLVEKETVEADELQEILNSSDVKMAAIV